From Methanocella sp., a single genomic window includes:
- a CDS encoding 4Fe-4S binding protein — MSLQDTMASLAYGTAYHMAELFFSLSRLPVAGRLFEAPVAAKRFTVVTVPVNARVQETSAILPYDVVRRLVDSAAYVAIADTCVCRDAHRCKDYPVSPGCVYLGEGARSIKYRARPATGREALEWLERARSMGLVTNVVWSSLEFEAIGANPSRTVEICSCCPCCCLMFKTRDASRAYMDNILGFGTARVSDPDACTRCTSCEAACPFKAVRVDMHAGPAIDTMRCKGCGRCEAACRAGVLKVFPNENPGGFANACSPCTPNAAELMERFLAIVK; from the coding sequence ATGTCACTACAGGATACGATGGCAAGTCTGGCCTATGGCACGGCGTATCACATGGCAGAGCTGTTTTTCAGCCTCTCGAGGCTGCCCGTCGCCGGCCGGCTCTTCGAGGCCCCCGTCGCCGCAAAGAGATTCACGGTCGTGACGGTGCCGGTGAACGCAAGGGTGCAGGAGACTTCGGCCATCCTCCCGTACGACGTGGTGCGCCGGCTCGTCGATTCGGCCGCGTACGTCGCCATCGCCGACACGTGCGTTTGCCGCGATGCGCACCGCTGTAAGGATTACCCGGTAAGCCCAGGCTGCGTGTACCTGGGCGAAGGGGCGCGGTCGATCAAGTACAGGGCGAGGCCGGCCACCGGCCGGGAGGCCCTCGAATGGCTTGAACGGGCCCGCTCGATGGGGCTCGTCACCAACGTGGTCTGGTCATCCCTGGAGTTCGAGGCCATCGGCGCGAACCCGTCGAGGACTGTAGAGATCTGCTCCTGCTGCCCGTGCTGCTGCCTGATGTTCAAGACCCGCGACGCCTCGAGGGCGTACATGGATAATATCCTGGGGTTCGGCACGGCCCGTGTCTCGGATCCCGACGCGTGCACCAGGTGCACGAGCTGCGAGGCCGCCTGCCCGTTCAAGGCGGTCCGGGTGGATATGCACGCGGGCCCGGCGATCGACACAATGCGCTGCAAGGGATGCGGCCGGTGCGAAGCCGCCTGCCGGGCGGGAGTACTGAAAGTATTTCCGAATGAAAATCCTGGCGGCTTCGCCAATGCATGCAGCCCATGTACGCCGAATGCCGCGGAGCTCATGGAGCGCTTCCTGGCCATAGTTAAATAA
- a CDS encoding glycosyltransferase family 39 protein — translation MPSWLSYTMLLFIVTRFMLTAIGVIGYNVIAGRIISTFSGMLKIWDVWDSERYLYIAQHWYPHTTDVSQLTNYVFFPLYPLLMKLLAFVTDDYLLSGIIISNVCLFISCYYVYKLALLDSDEATAIRSIKYLFLFPTAFILSGVFTESLFLALSIACFYYARKGSWLASGMLGALASVTRPYGIIIIVPMLVEYLCSVHFDPKKIDKNSLALLIPPLGLAVFMAYEYYMTGDFLAFAHAQALWSFTLQNPLLQLLLRFSEMGMDVRFNAILTVVALLVLLAGYKKIGISQLAYGLLLIFIPLCSAGSDWSMSRYILVVFPLYFIMACYTKNEYADQALTIGLAMLQGLLMATWATWGFYVI, via the coding sequence GTGCCATCCTGGCTCTCTTATACGATGCTCCTCTTCATAGTGACCCGATTTATGCTGACCGCCATCGGGGTCATCGGCTACAACGTGATCGCCGGCAGGATCATCTCAACCTTTTCAGGCATGTTAAAGATCTGGGACGTCTGGGACTCGGAGCGCTATCTGTATATAGCGCAGCACTGGTACCCGCATACGACCGACGTTTCGCAGCTTACGAACTACGTGTTCTTCCCGCTCTATCCTCTACTGATGAAGCTTCTGGCGTTCGTCACCGATGATTATCTCCTCTCGGGCATCATTATCTCGAACGTCTGCCTGTTTATTTCGTGCTATTACGTTTATAAGCTCGCGCTCCTGGATTCGGACGAGGCTACGGCTATTCGGTCTATAAAGTATCTCTTTCTCTTCCCCACGGCGTTCATCCTGTCGGGCGTCTTCACGGAGTCCCTGTTCCTGGCGCTGAGCATCGCCTGCTTCTACTATGCCCGAAAAGGAAGCTGGCTGGCCTCCGGCATGCTGGGCGCGCTGGCATCCGTGACGCGGCCCTATGGCATCATCATCATCGTGCCCATGCTCGTTGAATATTTATGCTCTGTCCATTTTGATCCCAAGAAGATCGATAAAAACTCCCTGGCCCTGCTTATCCCCCCGCTTGGCCTGGCTGTCTTCATGGCCTACGAGTATTACATGACGGGCGACTTCCTGGCCTTCGCCCACGCCCAGGCGCTCTGGAGCTTCACGCTGCAGAACCCCCTGCTACAGCTTCTCCTGCGCTTCAGTGAAATGGGCATGGACGTGCGCTTCAACGCCATCCTCACGGTCGTCGCCCTGCTGGTCCTGCTCGCCGGCTATAAAAAGATCGGCATATCGCAGCTCGCCTATGGCCTGCTATTAATATTTATACCGTTGTGCTCGGCTGGCTCCGACTGGAGCATGTCCCGCTACATCCTGGTCGTCTTCCCGCTGTACTTCATCATGGCCTGTTATACGAAAAACGAGTACGCCGACCAGGCCCTCACCATCGGCCTGGCCATGCTCCAGGGGCTGCTCATGGCTACCTGGGCCACCTGGGGCTTCTACGTGATATGA
- a CDS encoding DUF5320 domain-containing protein, translating into MPGRDGTGPLGMGPCGKSACACKEKHAARKKKAGDKAKK; encoded by the coding sequence ATGCCGGGTCGTGATGGGACGGGGCCGCTGGGCATGGGGCCCTGCGGTAAAAGCGCATGTGCCTGTAAAGAGAAGCATGCCGCCAGAAAGAAGAAAGCCGGCGATAAGGCGAAAAAATGA
- a CDS encoding phosphoadenosine phosphosulfate reductase family protein yields MSRQVYLGKLTLYWCDTCNVPVLGKKCSRCGTPTRYVDCTPPGDIRPAFPFDIELINRVIEDSFGHSKLIPAGRLVVLNKAPYEDRLDEIFVDGRMFGAVRFDPYRLQWMFMPRAFAAKQMKATKGYVIADKGAEKPLLGSSNMLGPGVIDCDERIKIDDEVVVFLEGRPIAVGRAKMTGAAMKERKKGVAVKVRWNGYDDNPVLKGGQTWQDAIDANREYLMSIEGEALGFIRKAVEQYKLPVTVSYSGGKDSLATLLLVKKAVPDFDVLYINTGLEFPETTQNVRDIVEQYGLKLKTAVAESFWDAAPKFGPPSVEARWCCKVCKLGPITDLIENSYPDGCLTFIGQRRYESEVRAKSQRIWQNPWVGNQVSASPIQHWTALHIWLYLLREKANYNPLYGRGFDRIGCWLCPSASLADYEFVKEQYPDLWKRWETFLVEYGKKVGYPPEYVKYGLWRWRRLPKQWEELRKTLGIELTAPEQASGELRFSMVSGYRPCKDGSATAEGNFNMPLDMESIECYLRPIGEVKGTEGMVFVSRDGESLQVYATGTVVARAKNAEKASELMVLAEKSVRRGMLCVGCGVCVGACPINAITKEKHRVTVSEACTACGECVDKCPLVKFKREI; encoded by the coding sequence ATGAGCCGCCAAGTGTACCTGGGGAAGTTGACTCTTTATTGGTGTGACACGTGTAACGTGCCCGTGCTTGGTAAAAAATGCTCCCGCTGCGGGACGCCGACGCGTTACGTGGACTGCACGCCGCCTGGCGATATCCGCCCCGCTTTTCCCTTCGATATCGAGCTAATTAACAGAGTGATCGAGGATAGCTTCGGCCATTCTAAGTTAATACCGGCCGGCAGGCTGGTCGTGCTCAACAAGGCGCCATACGAGGACAGGCTCGACGAGATATTCGTCGACGGCCGCATGTTCGGCGCCGTACGCTTTGATCCTTACCGATTGCAGTGGATGTTCATGCCCCGGGCCTTCGCGGCAAAGCAGATGAAGGCGACGAAGGGCTATGTCATCGCCGATAAGGGCGCCGAAAAGCCCCTGCTGGGCAGCTCCAACATGCTCGGGCCGGGCGTCATCGACTGCGACGAGCGGATAAAAATCGACGACGAGGTCGTAGTTTTCCTCGAAGGCAGGCCCATCGCCGTGGGCCGGGCCAAGATGACCGGCGCCGCCATGAAAGAGCGCAAAAAGGGCGTCGCCGTCAAGGTACGCTGGAACGGTTACGACGATAATCCCGTGCTGAAGGGCGGCCAGACGTGGCAGGACGCCATCGACGCCAACCGGGAATACTTAATGAGCATAGAGGGCGAGGCGCTGGGATTCATCAGGAAGGCCGTGGAGCAGTACAAATTACCCGTCACCGTGTCATATTCGGGCGGCAAGGACAGCCTGGCCACGCTCCTTCTCGTTAAGAAAGCGGTGCCCGACTTCGACGTGCTTTATATTAATACCGGCCTCGAGTTCCCGGAGACCACGCAGAACGTCCGCGACATCGTGGAGCAATACGGCCTGAAGCTCAAGACCGCAGTGGCCGAGTCCTTCTGGGACGCGGCGCCTAAGTTCGGGCCGCCGTCGGTGGAGGCCCGCTGGTGCTGTAAGGTCTGCAAGCTCGGGCCCATCACCGACCTCATAGAGAATAGCTATCCCGATGGCTGTTTAACGTTTATAGGCCAGCGCCGCTACGAATCCGAAGTGCGGGCCAAGAGCCAGCGTATATGGCAGAATCCGTGGGTAGGCAACCAGGTGAGCGCCTCGCCCATCCAGCACTGGACCGCGCTGCACATCTGGCTGTACCTGTTACGGGAAAAGGCGAACTATAATCCGCTCTATGGGAGAGGGTTCGACCGCATCGGCTGCTGGCTCTGCCCCAGCGCGAGCCTTGCCGACTACGAGTTCGTCAAGGAGCAGTATCCGGACCTGTGGAAACGGTGGGAGACATTCCTGGTCGAGTACGGTAAGAAAGTCGGCTATCCTCCCGAATACGTGAAGTACGGGCTCTGGCGCTGGCGGCGCCTCCCGAAGCAGTGGGAAGAGCTGCGTAAGACTCTTGGCATCGAGCTCACGGCGCCGGAGCAGGCCTCGGGCGAGCTAAGATTCTCCATGGTCTCCGGCTACCGGCCCTGCAAGGACGGCTCGGCCACTGCCGAGGGTAATTTCAATATGCCCCTGGACATGGAGAGCATCGAGTGCTACCTGCGCCCGATAGGCGAGGTCAAAGGCACCGAAGGCATGGTTTTCGTATCCCGGGACGGCGAGAGCCTCCAGGTCTACGCCACGGGCACCGTCGTGGCGCGGGCGAAAAACGCGGAAAAAGCCTCGGAACTCATGGTTCTGGCCGAAAAGTCCGTGCGGCGCGGCATGCTCTGCGTGGGCTGCGGCGTCTGCGTGGGGGCCTGCCCCATAAATGCTATAACCAAAGAGAAACACAGAGTAACGGTCAGCGAGGCCTGCACCGCCTGCGGCGAGTGCGTCGATAAGTGCCCGCTGGTCAAATTCAAGAGGGAAATATGA
- a CDS encoding glycosyltransferase, translating to MKNSLVFSCVILLLFLMGVAAGSVVYSAIFLASLINRSLVNEWLPYVLLFIVIVVMAVTAYFTVRFVRQCRFQEMPALGEEQILPITAIIPALNEERTIVGCVESLMAAKYPKQKLEVIIAHEMPPKCTDATPALARQLAEKYANVHVIPNQDGHRGSKAGAINNSLSSAKGTIIAIYDADHIVARDALLRASAQFAANPGLACLGGKVMVRDVNYNWFTAIIGNECTVINNFSRYISELFTGQHMVYGSNLFIRKDVLEKIGGFDESSLTEDCDLGMKLIQGNYSMKMDYSIKSYEEPAITLRDWWHQRVRWTWGSISVLKKHMKADTSGGINNKGARTFLLYSLGTTGILFSIVLMGFVGFMLYMNVLTPLILLIVAAPLAVLFAAESIVDFCEGRGSVIDMAISIFIRPFIIYAYSLVGVYALVMDALSREREWYPSQRI from the coding sequence ATGAAAAATTCGCTCGTCTTCTCATGCGTCATACTCCTGCTCTTCCTCATGGGAGTAGCCGCGGGAAGCGTAGTCTATTCCGCAATATTCCTGGCGTCGCTGATAAACCGGTCGCTCGTCAACGAATGGCTGCCGTATGTGCTTTTGTTCATAGTCATCGTGGTGATGGCCGTCACGGCCTATTTCACCGTGCGGTTCGTCCGGCAGTGCCGTTTCCAGGAGATGCCTGCGCTCGGGGAAGAGCAGATCCTGCCCATTACGGCCATTATACCGGCCCTCAACGAGGAGCGGACGATCGTGGGCTGCGTCGAGAGCCTGATGGCCGCGAAATACCCGAAACAGAAGCTCGAGGTCATCATCGCCCACGAGATGCCGCCCAAATGCACGGACGCCACGCCCGCGCTAGCGCGGCAGCTGGCGGAGAAGTACGCTAACGTCCACGTCATCCCCAACCAGGACGGGCACCGGGGCTCCAAGGCGGGCGCCATCAATAACTCCCTGAGCAGCGCGAAGGGCACGATCATCGCCATCTACGATGCAGACCACATCGTCGCGAGAGACGCTTTACTGCGGGCCTCGGCTCAGTTTGCCGCAAACCCTGGCCTCGCCTGCCTGGGCGGGAAGGTCATGGTGCGGGACGTGAACTACAACTGGTTCACGGCCATCATCGGGAACGAGTGCACCGTCATCAATAACTTTTCCCGGTACATCTCCGAGCTGTTCACTGGCCAGCACATGGTTTACGGCTCGAACCTTTTCATACGGAAGGACGTTCTCGAAAAGATCGGCGGCTTCGACGAGTCCTCGCTGACCGAGGACTGCGACCTGGGCATGAAGCTCATCCAGGGTAACTATAGCATGAAGATGGACTACTCCATTAAAAGCTATGAGGAGCCGGCGATCACGCTGCGGGACTGGTGGCATCAGCGCGTGCGCTGGACGTGGGGAAGCATCAGCGTGCTGAAAAAGCATATGAAAGCGGATACCTCCGGCGGCATCAACAATAAGGGCGCCCGGACGTTTCTGCTCTACTCGCTGGGCACGACCGGCATCCTGTTCAGCATCGTGCTCATGGGCTTCGTCGGGTTCATGCTATACATGAACGTCCTCACGCCGCTGATACTGCTGATCGTCGCGGCGCCCCTCGCGGTCCTGTTCGCGGCCGAATCCATCGTCGACTTTTGCGAGGGCAGGGGCAGCGTCATCGACATGGCCATATCCATATTCATCCGCCCGTTCATCATCTACGCTTACTCGCTCGTCGGCGTGTACGCGCTCGTCATGGACGCTCTGAGCCGTGAGCGCGAATGGTACCCTAGCCAGCGGATATAA
- a CDS encoding deoxyuridine 5'-triphosphate nucleotidohydrolase, translated as MILGKTELTKLLDGLSSGAVDVKEQLQVNGFELTAGKVECFEGAGSLGFSNDDRALPATRPLEWGKDGWLTLPQGCYKVIFNEIVSIPRDACAIGLPRSSLLRMGASIHTAVWDAGYRGRSEALLVVYNKDGFRIKKDARVLQLVFMRLESGQEGYKGRYMGENI; from the coding sequence ATGATCCTCGGAAAGACAGAACTTACAAAACTCCTTGACGGCCTCTCAAGCGGCGCCGTTGACGTAAAAGAGCAGCTGCAGGTGAACGGCTTCGAGCTGACGGCGGGGAAGGTCGAGTGTTTCGAGGGCGCCGGAAGCCTCGGGTTTTCCAACGACGACCGGGCTCTTCCCGCCACGAGGCCGCTAGAGTGGGGCAAGGACGGATGGCTGACCCTGCCGCAGGGCTGCTACAAGGTCATTTTCAACGAGATCGTGTCCATACCGAGGGATGCCTGCGCTATTGGCCTTCCCCGGTCGAGCCTGCTGAGGATGGGCGCGAGCATCCACACGGCCGTCTGGGACGCCGGCTACCGGGGCCGCAGCGAGGCGCTCCTCGTCGTCTATAATAAAGACGGCTTCCGCATAAAAAAGGACGCCCGTGTGCTACAATTGGTCTTCATGCGGCTCGAGTCTGGCCAGGAAGGATACAAAGGGCGCTACATGGGCGAGAATATCTAA
- a CDS encoding peroxiredoxin family protein, translated as MYRSMLGNVRENSKAPMFAALDVRGDMFDTRTYLGRNNLVLLFYRGYWCATCREELLDLKDEYGNISKQDSEVAAISVDSVDETRNMAVELQLPYKVISDPDHRIIDMYDVYDSENETAFITLFIIDKAGVVCYKRSIAGLEDVLPAAEVVNKLKNIDTAF; from the coding sequence ATGTACAGGTCGATGCTCGGCAACGTGCGTGAAAACAGCAAAGCCCCGATGTTTGCCGCGCTGGACGTGCGGGGCGATATGTTCGACACCAGGACTTATCTTGGCCGCAATAATCTCGTCCTGTTGTTCTACCGGGGCTACTGGTGCGCCACGTGCCGCGAGGAGCTCCTCGACCTCAAGGACGAGTACGGGAACATCTCAAAGCAGGACTCGGAGGTCGCGGCCATATCAGTCGACAGCGTCGACGAGACCCGAAATATGGCGGTGGAGCTGCAATTACCGTATAAGGTCATCAGCGATCCGGACCATCGCATCATAGACATGTACGACGTCTACGACTCTGAGAATGAGACCGCTTTCATCACGCTGTTCATTATAGATAAGGCTGGCGTCGTATGCTATAAGCGCTCCATCGCGGGGCTTGAGGACGTGCTGCCCGCGGCCGAGGTCGTCAACAAATTAAAAAACATCGACACCGCCTTTTAG
- the hisH gene encoding imidazole glycerol phosphate synthase subunit HisH, translated as MRIAIIDYDVGNMRSVEKGFAYVGVPAKVTSDPSEIESADALVLPGVGAFESGMRHIEPLRKVVLGRVDAGVPLLGVCLGMQMLYDESEENGLHRGLGLVRGRITRFSNGLKVPHMGWNSLEITKRHPMLDGIKNGSFVYFVHSYKAPVSDDTVAAADYGGEFTAIVSGDRANVVGTQFHPEKSGETGLRMLKNFAKTAKVV; from the coding sequence ATGAGGATCGCCATCATCGACTACGATGTCGGCAACATGCGCAGCGTGGAGAAGGGATTCGCCTACGTGGGAGTTCCTGCGAAGGTCACTAGCGACCCCTCCGAGATCGAATCGGCCGATGCCCTCGTTCTCCCGGGCGTAGGCGCCTTCGAGAGCGGCATGCGGCACATCGAGCCCCTGAGGAAAGTCGTTCTGGGCCGGGTCGACGCGGGCGTGCCGCTGCTGGGCGTATGCCTGGGCATGCAGATGCTCTACGATGAGAGCGAGGAGAACGGCCTGCACAGGGGCCTCGGCCTCGTCAGGGGCCGCATCACGCGATTCTCGAACGGCCTCAAGGTGCCCCATATGGGCTGGAATTCCCTGGAAATAACGAAACGGCACCCTATGCTGGACGGCATAAAGAACGGCTCGTTCGTGTATTTCGTCCATTCGTATAAAGCCCCGGTCAGCGATGACACGGTCGCCGCCGCCGACTACGGAGGAGAGTTCACCGCTATTGTTTCAGGCGACCGGGCGAACGTCGTGGGCACGCAGTTCCACCCCGAGAAGAGCGGCGAGACCGGGCTGAGGATGCTGAAGAATTTCGCGAAAACGGCTAAAGTGGTGTGA
- the tsaA gene encoding tRNA (N6-threonylcarbamoyladenosine(37)-N6)-methyltransferase TrmO → MRITFTPIGYVHNSSGPDTPSDVLQAQISEIVLDKKYQDGLMDLEKNDLVTVIFYFDRARGYKLRLHPRGDESRPITGVFNTRSQFRPNAIGVTVARLKSVEGNRLVVEGLDALDGTPVLDIKPHVLAFDEGIRTDDPRKDRTYKTP, encoded by the coding sequence ATGAGGATCACTTTCACTCCCATCGGCTACGTCCATAATTCATCGGGCCCGGACACACCGTCCGACGTCCTCCAGGCCCAGATATCCGAGATCGTTCTCGATAAAAAATACCAGGACGGCCTGATGGACCTCGAAAAGAACGACCTCGTCACCGTCATCTTTTACTTTGATCGCGCACGGGGGTATAAGCTCCGGCTGCACCCGCGGGGCGACGAATCGAGGCCCATAACGGGCGTGTTTAACACGAGAAGCCAGTTCCGGCCCAATGCGATCGGCGTGACGGTCGCAAGGCTCAAGTCGGTTGAGGGCAATAGGCTGGTAGTCGAGGGCCTGGATGCGCTGGACGGCACGCCCGTACTGGATATCAAGCCCCACGTGCTCGCCTTCGATGAGGGGATAAGGACCGATGATCCTCGGAAAGACAGAACTTACAAAACTCCTTGA
- a CDS encoding TIGR00266 family protein, whose protein sequence is MKYDILYRPVYSLLKVEMESGESISAESGAMVSMTPNIEIQTSAKGGLLSSLKRSMLGGESFFQNTFTCRQGKGVITFGPAYMGDVEHIPLSGEWLVQSGSYLCSTPSLGIDTKFQGLKGFVSGESLFFLRIFGQGDLFISSFGAIHEIDLQPGEEVRVDTGNLVAFQQGVTYSVEQVGGIKSTVLGGEGLVLRLKGPGKLYIQTRSPASFVGWLYPLLPKPQGHQ, encoded by the coding sequence ATGAAGTACGATATCCTGTACCGCCCGGTGTACTCTCTCCTCAAGGTCGAGATGGAATCCGGAGAATCGATCAGCGCCGAGTCGGGCGCCATGGTCAGCATGACGCCGAACATCGAGATACAGACCAGCGCGAAGGGCGGCCTGCTGTCTTCCCTGAAGCGCTCCATGCTCGGCGGCGAGTCCTTCTTCCAGAACACGTTCACTTGCCGGCAGGGCAAGGGCGTGATCACGTTCGGCCCGGCATACATGGGCGACGTCGAGCACATCCCGCTGAGTGGCGAATGGCTGGTCCAGAGCGGGTCCTACCTCTGCTCGACGCCGTCGCTGGGGATCGATACGAAGTTCCAGGGCCTGAAGGGCTTCGTGTCGGGCGAGAGCTTATTCTTTTTGCGCATCTTCGGCCAGGGCGACCTGTTCATCTCATCTTTCGGCGCCATTCACGAGATCGACCTGCAGCCGGGCGAGGAGGTACGGGTCGATACGGGCAACCTGGTGGCATTTCAGCAGGGAGTCACCTATAGCGTGGAACAGGTGGGCGGGATCAAGTCTACCGTGCTGGGCGGCGAAGGCCTGGTGCTGCGCCTGAAGGGGCCCGGCAAGCTATACATCCAGACGCGTTCGCCCGCATCATTTGTCGGGTGGCTCTATCCGCTATTGCCCAAGCCACAGGGGCACCAGTGA
- a CDS encoding GtrA family protein: MKNVFGSIDRLMSGLYKDYLQFFKYMGVGVLGTLADWATFYILIGFADVYYLYAVALSYAVGTVINFFLNKRFTFKNTYKKIHFQFLSFALVALIGLGLNEALLYAFVHYVFASSSDIALMASRVIVTFIVFVWNFVANKRTTFKIFQ, from the coding sequence TTGAAGAACGTATTCGGCAGCATAGATCGGCTGATGTCGGGCTTATACAAGGACTATCTCCAATTTTTCAAGTATATGGGCGTGGGCGTCCTCGGCACGCTCGCAGACTGGGCGACCTTCTATATCCTTATCGGCTTTGCGGACGTCTATTACCTCTACGCCGTGGCCCTGTCGTATGCGGTCGGCACGGTCATCAATTTTTTCCTGAACAAGCGTTTCACGTTCAAAAACACGTATAAGAAGATCCATTTCCAGTTCCTGTCGTTCGCCCTGGTGGCGCTGATCGGGCTCGGCCTGAACGAAGCGCTTCTCTATGCTTTCGTCCACTACGTCTTCGCCAGCTCATCGGACATCGCGCTCATGGCCTCCAGGGTCATCGTGACGTTCATCGTGTTCGTGTGGAATTTTGTGGCGAATAAGCGGACCACGTTCAAAATATTCCAGTAG
- a CDS encoding ORC1-type DNA replication protein — protein MTKDLLLWDQTIFKEQEYFELDFLPENLLHRDAQMRSLKFSVAPALRGSTPLNAYCRGAPGTGKTSAVLKVFAELENATQKVVPVYINCQVDSTRYAIFAQVFKKLFGYPPPSSGISFKKLFSQIAKHLVEKKRVLIVALDDFNYLMASKEADEVLYSLLRMHEVQPGAKVGVITILSDLTLDMVRDLTPQVQSVFLPEEIAFPQYSPEEIRDILKYRVRYGFMQGVISDDLIDLVAGYTADTGDLRVGINMLKRAGLNAERRASRTISKEDIEKAYEGSRYIHLNYTIRNLKKEEKVLLKCIVDSGKDEMMSGELYECFKGKTDLGYTSFYEMVNRLEGLKIISLNTTGKGTRGQSRLVSLNYDPKEVEKRIDV, from the coding sequence ATGACGAAAGACCTTCTCCTGTGGGACCAGACGATATTCAAGGAACAGGAATACTTCGAGCTGGATTTTTTACCTGAGAATCTGCTGCACCGGGACGCCCAGATGCGCTCCCTCAAGTTCAGTGTGGCGCCCGCTCTCCGGGGCTCGACCCCCCTGAACGCCTACTGTAGAGGCGCCCCCGGGACGGGTAAAACGTCTGCCGTACTGAAAGTGTTCGCCGAGCTGGAAAACGCCACCCAGAAGGTCGTGCCGGTCTACATCAACTGCCAGGTGGACTCCACGCGGTACGCCATCTTCGCCCAGGTTTTCAAGAAGCTCTTCGGCTACCCTCCCCCGTCTTCTGGCATATCTTTTAAGAAATTATTCTCGCAGATAGCGAAGCACCTCGTGGAAAAGAAGCGCGTCCTCATCGTCGCGCTCGACGATTTTAACTATTTGATGGCGAGCAAGGAGGCCGACGAGGTGCTTTATTCTTTATTGCGCATGCACGAGGTGCAGCCCGGCGCCAAGGTGGGCGTCATCACTATATTGAGCGACCTGACGCTGGACATGGTGCGCGACCTGACGCCCCAGGTGCAGTCGGTGTTCCTCCCAGAGGAGATCGCCTTCCCCCAGTATTCGCCCGAAGAGATCAGGGACATCCTGAAGTACCGTGTCCGCTACGGCTTTATGCAGGGCGTCATCTCCGACGACCTGATCGACCTCGTGGCCGGCTATACGGCCGATACGGGCGACCTCCGGGTGGGCATCAACATGCTCAAGCGCGCCGGCCTGAACGCCGAGCGCCGTGCCAGCCGCACCATATCGAAAGAGGACATCGAGAAGGCCTACGAGGGCTCCCGGTATATTCACCTGAACTATACCATCCGGAACCTCAAGAAGGAGGAGAAGGTCCTTTTAAAGTGCATCGTGGACTCGGGCAAAGATGAGATGATGTCCGGGGAACTCTACGAGTGCTTCAAGGGGAAGACCGACCTCGGCTACACGTCCTTCTACGAGATGGTGAACCGGCTCGAGGGACTGAAGATCATCTCACTGAACACGACGGGCAAGGGCACACGGGGTCAGAGCCGGCTCGTGTCCCTCAACTATGACCCGAAAGAGGTCGAAAAGCGCATCGACGTTTAA
- a CDS encoding DNA integrity scanning protein DisA nucleotide-binding domain protein, giving the protein MSPQATMETQAQGQEEKVMDAVLNIAKNISRSGEGSLIIIAERKDVEGLYETHYPQIKSDSLLTEQGMNVVVEKLATIDGSVIITPKGELVAFGARVLKSTTLPGFGTRHAAAAGITESIPQAAAVLISEESSLIKIFQKGSIVIEMDSAEINPNAMDKVIAFLTRNDMALIVATGLSLAVQVPYYYIFLVGGSYLIVKAIFEVTSSVLTGSSEKEKA; this is encoded by the coding sequence TTGAGTCCCCAGGCGACGATGGAAACGCAGGCGCAGGGCCAGGAAGAGAAGGTCATGGACGCCGTCCTCAACATAGCTAAGAACATCTCGAGGAGCGGCGAAGGCAGCCTTATCATCATCGCCGAGCGCAAGGACGTCGAGGGCCTCTATGAGACGCATTATCCCCAGATCAAGTCGGACTCGCTGCTCACGGAGCAGGGCATGAACGTGGTCGTGGAGAAGCTGGCCACCATCGACGGCTCGGTCATCATCACGCCGAAAGGCGAGCTGGTCGCGTTCGGCGCCCGGGTCCTGAAGTCGACCACGCTGCCGGGCTTCGGCACCAGGCACGCTGCGGCCGCGGGCATCACGGAAAGCATTCCTCAGGCCGCTGCGGTACTCATATCGGAGGAGTCCAGCCTCATCAAGATCTTCCAGAAAGGCAGTATCGTCATCGAGATGGACTCTGCCGAGATCAACCCTAACGCCATGGACAAGGTCATCGCGTTCCTTACAAGGAACGACATGGCGCTCATCGTGGCCACGGGCCTGTCATTAGCCGTGCAGGTGCCGTACTACTATATTTTCCTCGTCGGGGGCTCTTATCTAATAGTCAAGGCTATTTTCGAGGTCACCTCTTCAGTGCTCACGGGGTCGTCTGAAAAAGAGAAGGCGTGA